The window ATGGTGTGTGGTCAGTTGGTGCTGGTAAGAGTTTTGATATCGCCGAAGATAAGAAGCTTAAAGCCCAATTTTGGTATCAAGACTATGATGATTACACGCGTTTGATTTATACCCAAGCAGATTTGTCTTTGCCAAAATTGAATTATTCGCCAGAGTTTTCTATGCAATATATTTCGGGTAAAGATCAAGGGAAAGCTTTGGCTGGAGAGGTAGATAGCCAAATTTTGGGGGTTCAGGCGACGTTTAAAGTTTTGTCAAAAGCAAGTTTGAAAGTGGCCTATAACTATATCAAACCAGATAGCGAAAGTTATCTAAATGGTGCTTTATTAACGCCATACGCTACTAAAACTTCTTCAGGTGAAATTTTCGCACAACCTTTTTTTACCAGTACTCAGGATCTAGGCGCAGGGAATGCTTTTATGACGTCCTTGGAAGGAAAGCTCACAGATCAAGTGATTGCGGGTGCTCGATATTCTTTTATGGATTTGAAAGAGGCTGATCATGTTGCGAGTCGTAATCAGTCTGAGTATATGGTTTTTGGAATTTATAATTTCACAGGCGCTTTAAAAGGATTTAGTGTGAGTAACTTCTTTGGTATCCAAACTTCACCACGTTATGAAAAAGACTTTTTACAAAATCGATTTACATTGAGCTATAAGTTTTAAAGTCTGCTTTATTCCAATTGCCTATTTCAGCTATGAAATGGGCTTTTTATTAGTTTTATAAGTTTGCTTGATTAAATTATTTAGATAAAAAAAGCCCCCATTGAAGGGGGGAGTTAAAACTTTATGTTATTAATCTAAAGGATTTCCCACAATATTGCTAATAATTCCTTGCATGATGTGCGAACCTTGTTCTGTATAGAGTGATTGATACCACTCTTCAGTCACTTTTTGATCTTTCATATGCGTTACATCACAACGCTTACGAGCACGTAATACCATTTCTTTGGTTCGGTCATTACGTTTGTTCTGGTATCTTTCTAGTGCATCACTTAGCCCAAAAGTATTTATTTGCAAAGCACGTGCCAAGTAAATAGCATCTTCCATTGCTTGGCAACCGCCTTGCCCAATGTCTGGGGTGGTACTGTGTGCTGCATCGCCAAGTAAAACGGCACGACCTTTATAAAAATTCATAAAAGGTTCAATATCATGGATTTCAACGCGATTGGTTTTTTGCTCATCTAAACGATCAATCAGTTGATGCACAGGTGGACACCAATCTTTGAAATATTTTTTCAGCTCAGTTTTATATTGATCACGTTGATTGGGTAGACCTGCTTCTATAGGCACATCAAAAAAGAAATAGAAACGATTTTGTGCTACAGGCATAAGTGAGACACGTTTTCCTTCACCGACATAGGTTGTCCATTGTTGCGCTGGTGCAATTTTTTCATCAATTTCAACTAGCCCATTCCAATTGACATAACCAGCATAACGTCGTTCAACTTGATGGCCGAGTACAAACTTGCGTGTGATGGAGTGGGTTCCATCCGCACCAATTAATAGATCAGCTTGAATCTCGGAACCATCGGCAAAACGAATGCTGACATATTCAGACTGATTTTCAATCTCGGTCATTCTCATGCCTAGTTTAATATTTTCTAAGCCAAATGTTTGCATGAGCAGGCGTTGTAAATCTGCACGTGCAACAGGGTAGGCACGTTGTCCAACTTCTTTGTATAAAGGAGTTAAACTAAATTGAGTCATGGTTTGACAAGTGAGACCATCGATATAGGAAAGAGACTCCATTTCTCCGCCTAAAGCTTGAATTTGATCAGTCAAACCAAGGTAATTTAGACATTTAACGCCGTTCGACCATAGTGATATTGCTGCGCCTACCGGTAAAATTTCTGCTGCTTGTTCATAAATCGTGACTTGATGTCCAAATTTTTTTAAAGCGATACCAGCAGTTAAACCGCCCATACCTGCACCTACAATCGCAATATTCATCTTTTAGACCCTAATTTTAGAACTATAAATTTCTAATAAGTCTTAAGCGAGAATTGTGCCAATTTTATTTGGTGGTTTAACAGGTCATACCAGTTATTATGCGCTATGAAGAAGCGGAAATAAGATGAGTGTTTCGATGTGGTTCAAAGTTTGAGTTAAAGTGGTGCATGGGTATTTTATCAAGACTCATGACGAGAAAAATAAACACCAGCACGTTGAGCAGCGCCAATAATATGTGCCTGCATTGCCTTTTCAGCCGCTAAAGCATCTTGTTTAAAGAGTGCCTGTAAAATCGCATCATGTTCTTTTATGGTTTTAAATGCTAAATTTGGTTGAACAAAAGGAAGAATCTGACTTTTCTTAATCCATTCATTATGCATTTTAAGTGTTTGAATGATCGACTGATTATGACTTAAATCAATGATATGTTGATGAAATGCATAATCAAATTCAGAAGCAGCTTGCCAATTTTGTTGCAAAATTGCATTTGAGAGCGCTTCATAGTGTTGTTTTAAAATTAATTTATCTTGTTCAGTTAGATATTCACATGCCAGCAGGGCGCAAAACCCTTCAAGTACGTAGCGTAATTGATAAAAATCTTTTAAAGAAATGCGATGTTCACCTTCCCATTGTTCTGCTGCTTTACTGTGTTGTGAGATGACATACACCCCTTTACCAGCCTTGATTTCTAATAGACCTAAAGCGGCAAGGCGGGTCAAAGCTTCACGCAGAGAAGCGCGGCTAATTCCTAATTGCGTGGCAAGATCACGTTGAGAGGGTAATGCAGAACCAATTGCATAAGTACCTTCCTGAATGCGTTGATGAATGACTTCCACTGCTTGCTCAGTCACTTGAGATGATTTTCCATTGAGCATTGCTTGTGGACTCATAAACATCGTTTCCTAAAAATAAAATGAACAATTTGATTCTACACAAAATTTATAAATTTAAATTGCTTCAAAGCTAAAATTAGATAATTATTTATAACAGGTCAGACCAGTTGGACTGGATTTTGCATAGAATGAACCATATGAAAATGTTTTGTAGGATTGATTAATGACGGTGCATATTGCCAAAGTAGTAGCTTTGCCAGATAACTTACAGGGTTTAACCAATTTAGCTGATGCGCGCATTGGCGCGAGCATTGTGTCTTGCTCTGATGAGTTTTTTGCAAGTGCGGAAAGAATGTTACAACCAGAACCTGCAAAATTCATCGAAGGCAAGTTCGATGATCATGGGAAATGGATGGATGGATGGGAAACACGTCGTAAGCGTGAAGCAGGATACGATTGGTGTATTGTGCGTTTGGGTGTAACTGGAAAAGTTTCAGGTTTTGATCTCGATACTTCTTTTTTCACAGGGAATTATCCTGCTTCTGCATCGATTGAAGGGTGTTATGCACCTGATGATCAACTGGAAAATATCACTTGGATTCCATTGTTAGAAAACTCGGTTTTGTCTCCAGATCATCATCATTTTTTTAGTTGTGAAGTACATAAAATCAGCCACATTCGACTTAATATTTTCCCTGATGGCGGTGTTGCTCGTTTACGTGTTTATGGCAATGTTGTACTGGAAAATATAGATTCAACCCAACAAATTGATCTGATTGGTTTGAAAAATGGAGGGCGTATTGTTGCATTTAGTGATGCGCACTATGGGCATCCGAATAATTTACTCAGCCCAGATCGCGGCATCAATATGGGAGATGGTTGGGAAACCAAGCGCCGTCGTGAACCTGGTTTTGACTGGTGCGTTATTGCCTTAGGTCAAGCGGGGCACGTAGAAAAAATAGAAATTGATACAGCACATTTTAAGGGTAATTTTCCTGCTTTTTGTTCGATACAAGCTGCTTATGTTGAGGATGCTACGGATGCTCAGTTGATTCCTCAGAGTATGTTTTGGCCTTTTGTGTTAGAGCAGCAACCGTTATCAATGGATGCGATTCATGCATATATTGCCGAAATTTTGCAGCATCAAAAAGTGAACTATATTCGTGTCAATATGATCCCAGATGGTGGAATTAGTCGGATTCGCTTGTGGGGCAAAATCACAGAATGAAATTGTTTCTTCAGTAATGAGCATGGTCATATAAGTTTTGATAAAACAGATCATTTTTAAATTGGTATTTGCTTACTTTTGAAAGATCAAAAGTAACAAAAATCTTTTGTTAGGCTGATGGCACATCCTTGATGCCACAGCCTAACGGGCGGCATCCATGCCGCCTAGCTCGATAGCAAATGTTCATTATGCATTGGATTAGAGAAGAACAATCTACGAAGTTTCGTTCTGCTAAAATAAAGTGAAGTTCAATATATGAGAAAAAACATCCAAATTCAGCCTTTAACTCAAGAGAGTTTTTCCGCTTTTGGTGATGTGATTGAAAAAGAAAATCATGATTTTTTTTCGATTAACCAAGGTTTAACGCAGCGCTATCATGCATTATCAGTTGCTCAAATTACTGGTGATCACGTTACTGTGGGGATGAGTATTTTTCATAACTTATGTGCAACACAGATTCCGTTTAAAATAGTTATGCTTGAACGTCATCCTTACGGCTCACAATCGTTCATTCCATTACAACAACAAAAATTTATCATTATTGTGGCTTTACCTTTGGATCACTCACAACCAGATGAACAGCAAATCTATGCCTTTCTAAGTAATGGTAAGCAGGGTATTACCTATCGCCAAGGGGTTTGGCATCATCCATTAATTACTTTAGAAGCTGAAAGTGATTTTTTAGTGGTGGATCGTATTGGTGGTGGACAAAATTGTGATGTACATCATCTGGTTGAACCGAAGTGGATTATTGAACAGAAACAGTCAGAGATTTCAAGTCTCTGACCGCAAAGTTACTTAATATTTCCCTTTAAAATTTGCACTAATTCTTTGTTTTAGATATTCCTTTGCCGTGATTGCTGGATATTTCTTTTGCGGACTTTCGATGATCACATCTTCATTGGCTTGACAGAAGAATGCCAAACTATAACGTGCGCCTTGATATTCATGGGCTTCAGGATTTTTAACGCGATGAAAATTTGATGGAAGTTGATCATCACTCCAGCGCATCAACATATCACCAATATTACAAGTGATTACATCATCACGCGGTTCAATACTTGTCCATTGTTGTTGGTCCATGTCTTTACCAGGACAAACTTGCAGACCACCTTGGCCTTTGCGCTGAAATAGTAAGGTTAAGCAATCAAAATCGGTATGTGCACCAGCACGCCATAACCCCAGTTGATCTTTGATGGCTGGATCAATTGCATAATAGTGCAGCATCCGGAGTGTACTTTGATAAGTTTCTTGATCAGGATCATGTGCTAGCGTAAAGAAATTATCTGCGAATCCAAGTTTGTAAGCAAAGCAAGATAATATTTTCATACCCACTTGCCAGCATGCTTTTTCAAACTCAAGCATTGTGGTCTTAAATGTTGGTAATTCTTGTTCGCTGGGATACAACCCCATCATTCTTGGGCGCGTAATTTGATAGGATTCTTTCTGATCGGGCGTACTTGTAGATGGGCGAATTTGAGCTTTACTTTCCCAGCCAGCATTTCGATTCAAAGGGTATTGGGATTTGATATGTGTAGGTAGCTCAAAAAACTTTTTTGTCATTTCAAAAGCATTTTGAATTTGTTCTAAATTAATCCCGTGATTTGAAACTTGAAAAAAACCAATATCAGTTGCCGCAGACCAAAGCTGTTCTGCAATTTCATATTTACGATCTTCAAAGTTGGAAAGATCAATGATACGAACTTCTCTTTCAAAAGTTTCTTGACCCAAAGCCCCCATACGTGCTTCTTTTTGCAGCTCTTCTAAACTGTAATTATTTTCAGCTAAATTGGTCATGTTCGCGCTATTCATATTTCACCTCAATTGTTGAATAAACCATGACCCAATCAAATTGAATGAAAGGCGACTGGGTCATTTTTTCAAAAAAGAGCAACACATCCTAAATAAATAGAATGTGAGCTTATTTCTGAGCAATGACCCACATATATTGTTTAAATATATGCTGAACGCTTCTACTCCGACAAATCAATATAAGCATTTTTTATACCAATCTAAAAAGAGATTAATTTATGACCTTGATGTATATAAAATATGAGAAATAATATTGACCAATACAGAATATTTGAATGTCTAAAATTATAGTTTAATATTTGATCCTTTTTTGTGCATGTTATGGTTTAAAAATGGTGCATTTTATTTGTCTATCTAAAATTATTCAAAATTAAAAGTAATGTTAATACAAAATAGATGGCTGATGTGAAATTAAAAGAAAAAATATTAGCCTATCTTTATGAAATATATCGATTAAATAAATGCTGGCATGGTGTTTGCTAAATCATAACTGAGTATAAGCGGTTAGTGTGTATTACACATGGGACATTGC is drawn from Acinetobacter suaedae and contains these coding sequences:
- a CDS encoding FadR/GntR family transcriptional regulator, with the protein product MSPQAMLNGKSSQVTEQAVEVIHQRIQEGTYAIGSALPSQRDLATQLGISRASLREALTRLAALGLLEIKAGKGVYVISQHSKAAEQWEGEHRISLKDFYQLRYVLEGFCALLACEYLTEQDKLILKQHYEALSNAILQQNWQAASEFDYAFHQHIIDLSHNQSIIQTLKMHNEWIKKSQILPFVQPNLAFKTIKEHDAILQALFKQDALAAEKAMQAHIIGAAQRAGVYFSRHES
- the hpxO gene encoding FAD-dependent urate hydroxylase HpxO, whose product is MNIAIVGAGMGGLTAGIALKKFGHQVTIYEQAAEILPVGAAISLWSNGVKCLNYLGLTDQIQALGGEMESLSYIDGLTCQTMTQFSLTPLYKEVGQRAYPVARADLQRLLMQTFGLENIKLGMRMTEIENQSEYVSIRFADGSEIQADLLIGADGTHSITRKFVLGHQVERRYAGYVNWNGLVEIDEKIAPAQQWTTYVGEGKRVSLMPVAQNRFYFFFDVPIEAGLPNQRDQYKTELKKYFKDWCPPVHQLIDRLDEQKTNRVEIHDIEPFMNFYKGRAVLLGDAAHSTTPDIGQGGCQAMEDAIYLARALQINTFGLSDALERYQNKRNDRTKEMVLRARKRCDVTHMKDQKVTEEWYQSLYTEQGSHIMQGIISNIVGNPLD
- a CDS encoding ureidoglycolate lyase, which translates into the protein MRKNIQIQPLTQESFSAFGDVIEKENHDFFSINQGLTQRYHALSVAQITGDHVTVGMSIFHNLCATQIPFKIVMLERHPYGSQSFIPLQQQKFIIIVALPLDHSQPDEQQIYAFLSNGKQGITYRQGVWHHPLITLEAESDFLVVDRIGGGQNCDVHHLVEPKWIIEQKQSEISSL
- a CDS encoding isopenicillin N synthase family dioxygenase; amino-acid sequence: MNSANMTNLAENNYSLEELQKEARMGALGQETFEREVRIIDLSNFEDRKYEIAEQLWSAATDIGFFQVSNHGINLEQIQNAFEMTKKFFELPTHIKSQYPLNRNAGWESKAQIRPSTSTPDQKESYQITRPRMMGLYPSEQELPTFKTTMLEFEKACWQVGMKILSCFAYKLGFADNFFTLAHDPDQETYQSTLRMLHYYAIDPAIKDQLGLWRAGAHTDFDCLTLLFQRKGQGGLQVCPGKDMDQQQWTSIEPRDDVITCNIGDMLMRWSDDQLPSNFHRVKNPEAHEYQGARYSLAFFCQANEDVIIESPQKKYPAITAKEYLKQRISANFKGKY
- the alc gene encoding allantoicase, with amino-acid sequence MTVHIAKVVALPDNLQGLTNLADARIGASIVSCSDEFFASAERMLQPEPAKFIEGKFDDHGKWMDGWETRRKREAGYDWCIVRLGVTGKVSGFDLDTSFFTGNYPASASIEGCYAPDDQLENITWIPLLENSVLSPDHHHFFSCEVHKISHIRLNIFPDGGVARLRVYGNVVLENIDSTQQIDLIGLKNGGRIVAFSDAHYGHPNNLLSPDRGINMGDGWETKRRREPGFDWCVIALGQAGHVEKIEIDTAHFKGNFPAFCSIQAAYVEDATDAQLIPQSMFWPFVLEQQPLSMDAIHAYIAEILQHQKVNYIRVNMIPDGGISRIRLWGKITE
- a CDS encoding OprD family outer membrane porin — protein: MKNFTLKSVTLLIAMGSMGQVWAADTSLNGLFNLGQDCKVQDNSVKSVQEMLGCGAIHGTVKTAYYSLNNGYFVNNLNQDTVSIGGYIRYETAPFYGVQAAIGYDLQRRLDEKNKNDEVSELKEDRDGLAEAYVTWKNDFARVTVGNQRLNLPFMGDYADRRILMALYQAADLQVGNNTDFIRLTKVNKFKSYADDEFTKTTRQNPNTQSDGVWSVGAGKSFDIAEDKKLKAQFWYQDYDDYTRLIYTQADLSLPKLNYSPEFSMQYISGKDQGKALAGEVDSQILGVQATFKVLSKASLKVAYNYIKPDSESYLNGALLTPYATKTSSGEIFAQPFFTSTQDLGAGNAFMTSLEGKLTDQVIAGARYSFMDLKEADHVASRNQSEYMVFGIYNFTGALKGFSVSNFFGIQTSPRYEKDFLQNRFTLSYKF